Sequence from the Maribellus comscasis genome:
ATATTTTCATCCATTTCATCAACCATGGCATATACCGCTGCTGTTCGGTCATCAGCAACCCCTTTTTCAATGTACTTTTCATAATATTGCCTGGGAACCTGAAAAGGATGGTGCGGCACATTATATGGGATATAACAAAAAAACGGCTGGTCTTTATTCGATTCAATAAAATCAAGTGCCCTGTCGGTCAGATAATCTGTTATATATTGATCTGTGGTTATTTGCTCCCCGTTATGGTCCAGGTGGCTGTTAAAATAGTTATTCAATGCACCGTGGAGGAAACCGGTAAACTCATCAAAACCCCTGTTATTGGGATGGTAGGGTTTATATAAACCCAAATGCCATTTCCCGAAGCAACCGGTTGCGTACCCCGCTGATTTGAAAACATCAGCAGCTGTTACTTCATCCAATCCCAACATTTCGGTACGCCTCCCAACCCAGGAAGTTCCGCACCGGAGATTATAGCGCCCTGTTAAAAGGCTTGCCCTCGTTGGGGCACACATCGGGCAAACATATAACCTTTCAAATTGTACACCTTCCGACGCAATTCTGTTTAATGTCGGGGTTTCTATTATATTATTGCCATTTAGCTCGGCATCTCCCCAGCCCTGGTCATCAGCCATAATTAATATGACATTGGGATGATTTTCTATTTCAGCAGGTTCATTATGGCACGCACCAATTATAAACAGCCCAAAAAAAAGACAACTTTTGACATAGTTTCTTATAAAGCACAAATTATTGAAATTAATTTTATTCATAATACAACCACATTTATATTATATTTTTCAAATACATCTTTCCTGAAATTTACTTTTCGCTTTGCATCAAATCCGGGATTATATTGTTTTCTTAACATCGGGTACTTTGCCCCGGCAATCTGATGATAAGGCAATAGCTCCACTCGCTTCAAATTTTTGGCATCTTTGATTAGCCTGGCTGTTTCTTCCATATTCTCCATGGTATCATTTACCCCGGGAATCAAAGGTATCCTTATATAAAAATCGATATCTGATGAGCATAAAACTTCCAGGTTATTCAGTATCTGTGCATTGTCAACCCCCGTATATTTTTTATGAATATCAGGATTCGTATGTTTTACATCCATCAATACCATATCTACTTTAGAAAGCATCCTCTGAAAAACCTCTGTTTTTGCATACCCTGAAGTTTCAACGGCAATATTTACAGGTTTCAGATGTTCAATCAATTCAAAAAGAAAAGCCGGCTGAGCAAGTGGTTCCCCCCCCGAAATGGTAATTCCTCCACCACTTTTTATCAAAACCTCTTTACCCTTCAACAGTATTTCCGCCAAATGGGTAGCTTCATAATCTTTCCCCACAATCTTTCGCAAGCGCAAGGGGCAAACGTCAACGCATTTTCCACATTGGATACATTCATTATTGGAACACACTTCACTACATTTACCACAATGTATACACGCTGCATAACTCACCATCAGTTCTTTTTTAAAAGAAATTCCTTCCGGATTATGGCACCATGTACATTTCAGAGGACACCCTTTAAAAAAGACAAGCTTCCGTATCCCCGGCCCGTCGTGAACAGCAAACTCTTCAATATTAAAAATGGTACCTTTCATTTAAAACTTACTAATTCTCAGGATTTCTTTACTAAGACCATGTGTTCAATTTCTTCCAGTGACTTTCCTTTGGTTTCCACCAGGGAAAAGCGGTAAAAGACAAGGCTTAAAACAGTGGCAATACCGAAAAACAGGAATGCATAACCAGTACCAACAGAAGCTACCACAACCGGAAATACCCAGGAATTTAACGCATTAAAAAACCAATGGGAAAAGGAGCCGATTGCCGAACCTCTTGCCCTTATATTTGTAGGAAACATTTCGGAAAGGATGACCCAGATAACCGTACCTTGTGAGGCGGCGAAAAAAGCAATAAATCCCAGCATACTTATTAAAAGGATATAACCACTTGTATTTCCTGAAATATATGCCCAACTGAACAAACCCAGAAATATTGGCATACAGATTCCACCGATATATAATAAAAATTTCCTTCCGAATTTATCGATCAAAGACATCCCGACAATGGTAAAAACCAGGTTTGTTATCCCAACAAGTACCGTTTGAGTAAAAGCAGATTCACCACTAAACCCGGCTTCCCTGAAAATATCGGTCGAATAATAGTTGACAATATTGATACCCGACAATTGGTTAAACATCCCAACCCCGATACCTATCAATACCAATTTCAAATATGGTTTTTTGAAAAGGACAGAATAATGCGTGAAAACCTCATTATCAAGTGAGTCCTGTATTTCCTTGACTAACTCGTCCGGCGTAATTTGGTTGTTATTAACCCTTAAAATAGCATTTTTTGCCTCTTCCAAACGCCCTGTTTTTACCAGCCATCTGGGACTTCGTTGAATAAAAAACAGGAGCCCAAAGAAAATTGCCGAAGGGATTACCCCAAACAAAAACATCCACCTCCATTTATTTTCAGTCTCACCAATACTATCAATAATGAAGTTGGAGAAGAATGAAACCAGGATTCCGAGCACAATCGCAAACTGGGCTGTTGCCACCAAACGCCCCCTGTATTTTGGCGGGGCTACTTCTGAAATATACATGGGAGTTACAACCGATGCACCACCAACGGCAATCCCTCCAATAAAACGCCCAATGATGAATATCCATAAATGGGTAGCCAGCCCGGTCATTAACATCGAAACAAGAAAAAACAGGGCCATGTATTTCAGAATGAACCTGCGCCCGTAAATATCTGCCGGTTTGCCAATAAATAAGGCACCGATAATACAACCTATCAGGGCAGCGCTAACAACAAAACCTTTCATTGCAGGTGAAAGCCCGAAATACTGGGCTACATAAAATATGGTCCCGTTAATCACACCGGTTTCAAAACCAAATAACAGGCTGCCCAGTGCAGCCACAAATGTGATAAAATACAAATAGCGTTTCATGAAGCTTTTACTTTGTTATTTAATTTTTTGCATTAATTAATGGTATAATCTCAAACTCATTTCTTGAGGATTCGAACAACTTTTCAAATTGTCTGACAACCTCTATATTCTGGTCTGCAACATCAACGAGTTCTTCGGGATCATTTTTGATGTTATACAATTCAAAAATTGTTTCTTTAGCTGTATCCCTGATATTGAGTTTTATAGCTTTCCATTGATCTTTCAGAATTGCCTGTTTTCCTCCCTGCTCATAAAATTCCCAATATAAATAGTCATGTTTCTCCGTTTGTTTCTGCCCAAAAAGAGCAGGCAAAAAAGATATACCATCTGTATCAGCAGGTTTTTCCCGGTCTGTTAATTCAGAAAAGGTGGGAAGGAAATCCCAAAATGCAAACAGATCATCGGATTTTGAATTCTCAGGAATTACTCCCGGCCAATAAGCTATAAAAGGTGTCTTTACCCCACCTTGATATAAATCGCGTTTCATCCCTCTGAAAGAGCCGTTTGAATTAAAAAAATCCATTTGGTGCCCACCTTCCTGATGCGGTCCATTGTCGGAACAAAATAAAACGAGGGTATTTTTATCAATTCCCATGTCAACTAACTTTTTAAGGATTAATCCTACAGAATTATCAATATTCCGGATCATTGCAGCAAAACCTTTTTCCTGGCTCGGCCAATTTTTTTGGCTAAATTCATAATAATCCGGAACTTCCATCCCATCCGGGCTCTTTTCATTATTGGCATGCGGGACGTTATAAGCCAGATAAAGAAAAAACTTGTCATCTTTATTTTTTTCAATAAAAGAAATTGCTTTAGAGTCAAACAAAAACGGGGCATATTCATTTTTAACTTCAGCTACCCCTTTACCTTCCCTAAGGGGATCAAGCCATGGGTTTACTCCATTAATTAATTGAGTTTTATTTTTTAATTGAATTTTCTCCCCGTTTTCAAATAAATATTCAGGATAAAAGTTATGCGCATGCCACATATTTATATAACCATAAAAGTACTCATATCCTTTCTTTGCCGGGTCATCATGAGGTAAATTCCCACCAATGCCCCATTTCCCAATTGCACCTGTTTTATAGCCAGCATTTTTAAATACTTTTGCTAAAGTAAGTTCTGAATTGCTGACCATTTGATCTAAATCATTTCCTCGCACAGAACAATGCCCTGTGTGCTTGCCGGTTAATAAACAGGCGCGGGAAGGCGCACACACTGTTGAGCCAGTATACATATTTGTAAAATGCATACCTTCATTCGCCATTTTATCTATATTAGGGGTTTTTAATGTTTGCTGCCCGTAAAAACTTATATCTCCATAACCTAAATCATCAACTAAAATCAGGATTACATTAGGTTCATTATCAGATTTAGTTTCATTCAAACATGAACTCAGCGTACCTAATATCCCTATTAGAAACAAAAAATGACGAAGTTTTAAATTTGTCTGTTTCGGTATTCTTTTTTTCTCCTTCATTACAAAATATTTTTGGATTATTGGTGTCAATTTTTTTATTCTAGTCTATTTCAGTTACTTCAAGGATTATACTTTGAAATGCCTTCCTCATATTAACCCTTAATCCAATAACCATTAAAAATTCTCCTGTAAATACTTGTCCTTCAAATCTTAAATTTTGTTCCGAAGCTTTATTTATCTCTGTAATTCGATACTTTTTATCAGGATCCAAACCTCCTAAGCGGATTGGTGGATTTACATATTTAAGGTTTTCTTTTAGATTAAAAGTAAAAAACACTGCCCGTTCCTTTCCGGGAGAAACGTACATCAAAGATGCTGAACCATTATTTTCGTAAGGAGATATTAGCCGGTACAAATCACCAAACTGTATTACATCCCTTATGGATTTATACATTTGAACAGCTTCTTTTGAAAATTGCCATTCTTCAGGGCTAAGGTCTTTGGGCTGCATTTCCATCCCCAGCCTTCCTGTCATTGCCACATCAAACCTGAATTTTAGTGGCAGTTCCCTGTCGGTTTGATGGTTTGGGGAGACACTCACGTGCGATGCCATGTTTATGGCAGGAAAAATATGGGATGTTCCCCATTGCATGTAAATACGGCTTAATGCATCGGTATTGTCGCTAGTCCAATACTCATGGAAATATTTCAGGTAACCGTAGGTCACCCTGCCGCCCCCGCTGGAACAAGCCTGCATAACGACATCGGGATGGGCCTGTACAATGCGGTTCAGTGTTTTTTGCAGCCCCTTGTGATATTCCACGTAAAAACGCGATTGATTGTTTGGCGAAAGTACAGATGAACCAATATTGGTCATAAAATGGTTGGCATCCCATTTTATATATCCTATCCCAGGATGTTTAACCAGTAAGTCATGAATAGTATGGAACACAAAATCCTGTACTTCCGGGTTGCACAAATCCAGTAACATTTGTGAGCCCCCCCTTCCCATTACTGTTTCGCGGTTGGGCTGGTGCACTATCCAGTCCGGGTGTTTTTCCGCCAGTTCACTTTTCAAATTTACCATTTCAGGTTCCAGCCAGATTCCAAATTTTATATTTTTACTTTTTGCCCTTTCAATTAGCGGCTCCAAACCATTTGGGAGTTTCTCCGTGTTCACTCCCCAGTCGCCTAAACTTGTGGTGGCATCATTTCGCGGGTATTTTTCTCCAAACCATCCATCGTCCATTACAAACAATTCTCCTCCCAAAGCAGCTATATCGTTGATCATATTCAACATTTTATCTTCCGAAATATCAAAATAAACTCCTTCCCAGCTGTTGAGTAGTACCATCCGCTCCTTGTGTCCGTCTCTGATTCCGTAATTCCGTGCCCAGCTATGCAGGTTCCTGCTGGCTTGCCCTTTGCCGTTCCTGCTGTAAGTCAGGATAAAAGCCGGAGTCCGGAATTCTTCACCACTATTCAGCACAATGCGTGAAACATCTTCATTTATCCCCGCAATAATATTTACCCGGTTTCTAGTGTCGGAATCGAAACTGAGTTTATAAGTTCCTGTCCACGATAGTGTCCCGGCAATTACTTCTCCCTCATTTTCTGAAGGTTTTCCGTCAAGGCTCAGCATAAATGATGGGTTATCACACTGGGTTCCCCTAATCCCGTTCCTGTTTTTGATTACTTTCATTCCTCTTTCCAGCTTTTCTTCAACCAGGTTAAATTCACCTCCCCAGTGCCCGTGAAAATGGGTAAGCCATGGGTTAAACGAGTAAACAGGAATATAGAATGATGCAAACCTGTAAAGCGTTACCGGTTCTTTTTCTTTGTGTGATATTACAGACCATGCCTCTATTACATCCTCATTAAAATATGCCCTGTAAAAAAGGGTGACTGTAAACGGATATTTATCGTCGTACAGTTTTACTGTGGTAAGGCTGGTATTGTCATCAGGTTTTGTTGTTTCAACTGATTCAAGGTACAGGTCGGTTGAAATATTCCCGTCGGAATGGCTTACCCGGAGTGCTTTTTCTTCGATGCAATTGATGCCAAACGTAGGATAGGCTTCTTCTCGTACACCAACCCCGCTGGTTGAAATTTTTGATAAATCGCCGGATTTAACACCATAATACCGGAACAGGAATTTCTCTCCTTTTTCTCCGGTAAAAACCAGGGTGGTATTTTTTGTTTCAATCCGATACGAACGATCATCAGCCTTTACTTTAAGTGTGATGATCACAATTAACAACAGTAGGAATAATAATTTGATTGGTTTCATTTCTTTAAAGTTTAGTTAATTACATCAAACCGGTAAATACAAACAGAATAATATTCTTCTCCGGGGAAAAGCATGGTAGAAGGGAATTGCTTAATATTCGGGCTATCAGGGAAATGCTGTGTTTCGAGGCAAAAGGCTGTTCGATGCCGATATGCGATCCCGTTTTTCCCAACGTCACTACCATTTAAAAAATTCCCTCCATAAAACTGAATGCCAGGTTCATTCGTAAACACTTCCATTGTTCTTCCTGATTCCGGTTCAACAACTTTAGCTGCCAAACGAATATCTTTATTCAGGCCAGATGCATCCAACACCCAGTTGTGGTCGTACCCCTTACCCAATATCAGTTGTTCATATTCCTCATCCACTCTTTTCCCGATTGAAACCGGCTCCCTGAAATCGAAAGGTGTTCCTTCAACCGGGGATATTTCTCCAGTTGGGATTAATCCTCCATCAACCGGAGTGTATGATTCTGCATTTATTTGGAGTATGTGGTTATTGATTGATTTTTCCAAATTTCCCGTCAGGTTAAAAAATGAATGATGGGTAAAGTTTACAATAGTTGCCTGGTTTGTCTCAGCAAAATATTCAATTTTTAATTCGTTGTTATCAGTGAGTGAATAAATAACTTTTACATCAAGGTTGCCGGGAAAACCTTCTTCCATATCCTTTGACAGGTACTTCAGTTTCAGTGTTTGCTTGTCTAATTGTTTTACATCCCATATTACATTGTGAAAACCACCACTTCCACCGTGGAGGGAATTATCGCAATTATTCTTTTCAAGAGTGTATTCTTTTTCTCCTATTGAAAATCTGGCATTTCCAATCCTGTTCCCATACCTCCCTATTGTGGCACCATAATATTTTTCATTTGAGCTTAAATAATCGGCAAGATTGTCATAACCCAATACAACATCCTCTAAATTCCCATTTCTATCAGGAACAAAAAGGCTTACTACCCGCCCTCCGTAACTGGTAATAGTGGTTTTAATCCCGTTTTTATTTTCAATTGTAAATAGTTTCATCTTGGTTTTTTAAAATTAATTAATCCCGACTGATTGTCAGAGGTTGCCAGGTGATTAAAATCTCACCTTGAACTTAAAATCGCCGGTCTTATTCGGATTAAAAGTGACTGCCATAATATTGTCATTCTCCTCCTTTACTGTGCATTTTGCACCATCGCACTGTGCATCGGCAAGATGAAATCCTTTGGGCACGTGCAATCTCATTGTTAAAGGAAATGATCCAACAAGTGCTATTTCCCCTTCAATTACCCTGTTCCTGTTATCCCATTTGTAAGCATTTAGTTCAAGGGCATTCTGGGTGATATGGCGGTCGCTGCTTACCCATTGAGGAATATCCTGCTTTTTGTGTATTGATAACAAGCGTACTGCATGGGCAGGGACTTCCAGTGCAAAACCGTCAGTTATTGTTCCGTAAGCTTTTTGTTCCCAAAATTCATAGATTAAATATTCATCCTCTGCCGGCAATCCTAATTCGTCCATCGAAAAAGAAATAGTTTTCGCTTCATCTTCCCAGTTAAAGAGGGCTACCACGTTATAATCGCCCAACAATTTATTTTCAATCTGTAGGTTCCATATTTGCAACATCGAAAAATAAGGGTACAGGCTTACCGGACGAACATCGGCAACAGGCAGGGTTTGTTGCAGTATTTTCATCTGACTTTTGGACAAACCAGCCAGTTTATCGCCAAAGAAAGTTAACTGCCCGGGCAAAGCAACAATCGTTGCTGAAACCCTTGCCTCTTCCAATGGCAAGTCATGAACCAGTAAAGTATCAGGGTCGGCTACCATTACGATATTGTGCGTAAAAATCTGGTTCATGGTACATGCCCCCTGATTATAAACGTTATGCCATTTTACCGGTTGATTGGGATGGACAATGTCGGCACCAAGCCTGGCTGCATCAGCATAATATGCTTCAGGACCTGAACTATGTCCTTGACAAGCTAAAAATACACGGTCTTCGCCAATACCTTCACGGAAGGTTTTTACACATTTTTCAAACGGATTTGAATAAGACGGATCTTTGAAACACTCCCGGATTTCCGGGCGTTCATACAAATGGGCACAATAATTATGAGACCGTCCCGACATGCCATCAATTTTAAAAAACTCGTATCCCCATTCCCGTGAAGCTTTATTAAACATCTTTTTTAAATGGTCTAACGCTTCTTGTACTGTTGGGTCTAACGTATAACGCCCATTCCATGAAGAAATAGGTTTGCCTTCTTTATCATGTAAAAACCAGTTTTTATGCTCGTCGTAGAACTTCTCGCTTCCGGTTCCAAACGGTGCCATCCATAAACCCGGGCGAAATCCCAAATCACGGATATCCTCAGCCAGTTGTTTCATACCTTCAGGAAACTGCTTTTCATTTACTTCAAGGTTCATATTAAAGAAATTACTGACCGGAAGTTGGTCTGAATTTCCCTGCCAGGATTCAATCGACCAAAATTCACAGCCAAATGGCTGCAAATATTTTTTCCCGATTTTGGCTTCATTAAGGTTATCTTCAGCAGTGGCTTTATCGAAATAAGTATTCCACGACATCCAGCCTGTTGGCGTTTTGGAGCACCTTTCCCTGTTCAAAGTATGATAGTAGGGAACATACCTGCTTTTTAAATAGTTTTTCTCAAGGTTCATGGAAAAGACTGACTCTGATGACTCTCCAATGTGTCCCGACATTTTAAATGAATACTCACCGTCACCCGTATTTTTTATGCTCAGATTTCCGGCATCCAGTTGCAGTATTGTATCATTTTCAGGAGCAAAAAGGGAATCGTTTTGTAAAGAATCGGTTATCCCGCAACTCAAGGACAAAACCCTCTCTCCTTCTTTTGCCCGTGTCCGGCAAGCAAAACTATTTTTGAAAAAAGTTATACCTCCCGTAAACGTTAAAATGCCTTTATAAGCCTGTGCTGTCCGATGGTAAAAGCAAATTTTCAACTCCTCTCCATTCGTGCACAAAACAAAATACCCCTGCACATCACCTTTCAAATCAACAAAAGCATAGCGGCTTTTTACTCCATCATGTGAATTAACAACTGTCCATTGATCCGTTCCCGAAGTAAAAATAAGTCTTCCGTGAATAAAAACATTGCCATTAACTATTGAAAGAGTTGATTCTGATTCGTTAAACGAAACTTTCCACTTTGTATAATCCGGCTCTTCAAAAGGTATATTTTTATTTCCTTTATTTAGGCCGGAAATAACAGGAATATTTCTATCGTCCAAAGTTGTGAAGCCACAAAGTGAAGATAGGGCAATTGACCCAACAGATGCCTTTTGTATAAATTCCCTTCTAGTTTTCATTGGTTAGTAATTTGTGGTTTTTTAATAAAATATCAGATAAACTGACATATATAGGAATTTTCTTCGTCAAATTATACTTCTTCATTCATTGTTATAACAAATTCATTATATACTTTTGAAAATGAAGTATTAGTTGGATATAAAAGTATATTGATGCAAAAAAAATATTACATACAAAATGACATAAATACTGTACAAAATGATATTCTCTGATAAAAAATTCTATAAATACCTGACTATTGGAGAGGAAGACAAACGTTGGGGGATATACCTCACCGGGGCAGGAAATATTATGATTGACAAACAAACTGAATATCCTCTCATAGACGACCCTTCGCATCACTATTTTCACTGGTCAATAGGAAGACGGATATCTGACTACCAGATTTTGTATATCACCAAAGGGAAAGGTATTTTTGAATCGGAGATAACCGGCACACGTAAAATTAATGCAGGTGATATTTTTATCCTTTTCCCCGGCATTTGGCACCGTTTTAAACCAGATGAAGACTCCGGCTGGGATGAATATTGGGTGGAATTTAACGGCGATTTGATACAACATTACCGGTTAAAAGAATTTTTATCTCCCGAGAATCCGGTAATTACCGTTGGAATACACGAAGATATTGCCCGAAATTACCTCCAGGTTATTCACTTACTAAAAGAGGAAAAACCGGGATTTCAGTATATTGCTTCGGGCTACATTGTTCAAATTCTGGGGCAAATATTTGCATCAAAAAAATACCATCCTTTTGAAGGGAAAGCCATCGAAAACCAAATCAGGCAAGCTAAACTTACGATCCTTGAAAACCTGCACCAATCAATTAGTCAGCAAGAGATAGCACGAAGCGCCGGAATGGGATATTCATTATTTCGGAAAAAATTTAAAGAATATACAGGTGTTTCGCCCGCCCAGTACCAAATTCAATTAAAAATTAATAAAGCCAAAGATTTGCTAATTGTATCAGATAAACCATTAAAGAATATATCTCATAATTTAGGGTTTGACACCTTTGATTATTTTTGCCGCCAATTCAAACAAAAAACAGGATTTACACCTTCCGAGTTCAGGGAAAAGAATAAACGATAATGTAAACAACCACCATTTGAGGCAGTGGCTTTCTAAAATTGTTGCCCATAAAAGAGGCGATATTCATTATTATCTTTCTCTCTCCTGATTAAATATAATGACAGAAGACTTCTTTATTGATCCTTTCTGTGCTCACAAAATATCTGTACTAGCTGATTCCCGGGATAGATTTGGTAAATTAATCATCCAGCCATCTGATACAATATAATTTACCCCATTCAGATAAACAGGTTCACTATTCTTTGTTAGATAACTTCCTTTTGGACGTATAACAATCACATCATTTTCAAATAGGCAATATATAAGAACCAATTTCAATATTCAGAAATCTGAATATCACTCCTAAACCGTTTTGGAAAACTTTTAATAAGAGAACTGGTTTATATCAAAAAGAATTCGTTTTCGCATTGGATTTTTCTTTTGTAAAGAAACCCAATAACTTTGAGGGAAAAGAGAATAATCATACATCTGC
This genomic interval carries:
- a CDS encoding glycyl-radical enzyme activating protein; the encoded protein is MKGTIFNIEEFAVHDGPGIRKLVFFKGCPLKCTWCHNPEGISFKKELMVSYAACIHCGKCSEVCSNNECIQCGKCVDVCPLRLRKIVGKDYEATHLAEILLKGKEVLIKSGGGITISGGEPLAQPAFLFELIEHLKPVNIAVETSGYAKTEVFQRMLSKVDMVLMDVKHTNPDIHKKYTGVDNAQILNNLEVLCSSDIDFYIRIPLIPGVNDTMENMEETARLIKDAKNLKRVELLPYHQIAGAKYPMLRKQYNPGFDAKRKVNFRKDVFEKYNINVVVL
- a CDS encoding sugar porter family MFS transporter, which gives rise to MKRYLYFITFVAALGSLLFGFETGVINGTIFYVAQYFGLSPAMKGFVVSAALIGCIIGALFIGKPADIYGRRFILKYMALFFLVSMLMTGLATHLWIFIIGRFIGGIAVGGASVVTPMYISEVAPPKYRGRLVATAQFAIVLGILVSFFSNFIIDSIGETENKWRWMFLFGVIPSAIFFGLLFFIQRSPRWLVKTGRLEEAKNAILRVNNNQITPDELVKEIQDSLDNEVFTHYSVLFKKPYLKLVLIGIGVGMFNQLSGINIVNYYSTDIFREAGFSGESAFTQTVLVGITNLVFTIVGMSLIDKFGRKFLLYIGGICMPIFLGLFSWAYISGNTSGYILLISMLGFIAFFAASQGTVIWVILSEMFPTNIRARGSAIGSFSHWFFNALNSWVFPVVVASVGTGYAFLFFGIATVLSLVFYRFSLVETKGKSLEEIEHMVLVKKS
- a CDS encoding arylsulfatase; its protein translation is MKEKKRIPKQTNLKLRHFLFLIGILGTLSSCLNETKSDNEPNVILILVDDLGYGDISFYGQQTLKTPNIDKMANEGMHFTNMYTGSTVCAPSRACLLTGKHTGHCSVRGNDLDQMVSNSELTLAKVFKNAGYKTGAIGKWGIGGNLPHDDPAKKGYEYFYGYINMWHAHNFYPEYLFENGEKIQLKNKTQLINGVNPWLDPLREGKGVAEVKNEYAPFLFDSKAISFIEKNKDDKFFLYLAYNVPHANNEKSPDGMEVPDYYEFSQKNWPSQEKGFAAMIRNIDNSVGLILKKLVDMGIDKNTLVLFCSDNGPHQEGGHQMDFFNSNGSFRGMKRDLYQGGVKTPFIAYWPGVIPENSKSDDLFAFWDFLPTFSELTDREKPADTDGISFLPALFGQKQTEKHDYLYWEFYEQGGKQAILKDQWKAIKLNIRDTAKETIFELYNIKNDPEELVDVADQNIEVVRQFEKLFESSRNEFEIIPLINAKN
- a CDS encoding alpha-galactosidase, whose translation is MKPIKLLFLLLLIVIITLKVKADDRSYRIETKNTTLVFTGEKGEKFLFRYYGVKSGDLSKISTSGVGVREEAYPTFGINCIEEKALRVSHSDGNISTDLYLESVETTKPDDNTSLTTVKLYDDKYPFTVTLFYRAYFNEDVIEAWSVISHKEKEPVTLYRFASFYIPVYSFNPWLTHFHGHWGGEFNLVEEKLERGMKVIKNRNGIRGTQCDNPSFMLSLDGKPSENEGEVIAGTLSWTGTYKLSFDSDTRNRVNIIAGINEDVSRIVLNSGEEFRTPAFILTYSRNGKGQASRNLHSWARNYGIRDGHKERMVLLNSWEGVYFDISEDKMLNMINDIAALGGELFVMDDGWFGEKYPRNDATTSLGDWGVNTEKLPNGLEPLIERAKSKNIKFGIWLEPEMVNLKSELAEKHPDWIVHQPNRETVMGRGGSQMLLDLCNPEVQDFVFHTIHDLLVKHPGIGYIKWDANHFMTNIGSSVLSPNNQSRFYVEYHKGLQKTLNRIVQAHPDVVMQACSSGGGRVTYGYLKYFHEYWTSDNTDALSRIYMQWGTSHIFPAINMASHVSVSPNHQTDRELPLKFRFDVAMTGRLGMEMQPKDLSPEEWQFSKEAVQMYKSIRDVIQFGDLYRLISPYENNGSASLMYVSPGKERAVFFTFNLKENLKYVNPPIRLGGLDPDKKYRITEINKASEQNLRFEGQVFTGEFLMVIGLRVNMRKAFQSIILEVTEID
- a CDS encoding aldose epimerase family protein; this translates as MKLFTIENKNGIKTTITSYGGRVVSLFVPDRNGNLEDVVLGYDNLADYLSSNEKYYGATIGRYGNRIGNARFSIGEKEYTLEKNNCDNSLHGGSGGFHNVIWDVKQLDKQTLKLKYLSKDMEEGFPGNLDVKVIYSLTDNNELKIEYFAETNQATIVNFTHHSFFNLTGNLEKSINNHILQINAESYTPVDGGLIPTGEISPVEGTPFDFREPVSIGKRVDEEYEQLILGKGYDHNWVLDASGLNKDIRLAAKVVEPESGRTMEVFTNEPGIQFYGGNFLNGSDVGKNGIAYRHRTAFCLETQHFPDSPNIKQFPSTMLFPGEEYYSVCIYRFDVIN
- a CDS encoding alpha-galactosidase, which encodes MKTRREFIQKASVGSIALSSLCGFTTLDDRNIPVISGLNKGNKNIPFEEPDYTKWKVSFNESESTLSIVNGNVFIHGRLIFTSGTDQWTVVNSHDGVKSRYAFVDLKGDVQGYFVLCTNGEELKICFYHRTAQAYKGILTFTGGITFFKNSFACRTRAKEGERVLSLSCGITDSLQNDSLFAPENDTILQLDAGNLSIKNTGDGEYSFKMSGHIGESSESVFSMNLEKNYLKSRYVPYYHTLNRERCSKTPTGWMSWNTYFDKATAEDNLNEAKIGKKYLQPFGCEFWSIESWQGNSDQLPVSNFFNMNLEVNEKQFPEGMKQLAEDIRDLGFRPGLWMAPFGTGSEKFYDEHKNWFLHDKEGKPISSWNGRYTLDPTVQEALDHLKKMFNKASREWGYEFFKIDGMSGRSHNYCAHLYERPEIRECFKDPSYSNPFEKCVKTFREGIGEDRVFLACQGHSSGPEAYYADAARLGADIVHPNQPVKWHNVYNQGACTMNQIFTHNIVMVADPDTLLVHDLPLEEARVSATIVALPGQLTFFGDKLAGLSKSQMKILQQTLPVADVRPVSLYPYFSMLQIWNLQIENKLLGDYNVVALFNWEDEAKTISFSMDELGLPAEDEYLIYEFWEQKAYGTITDGFALEVPAHAVRLLSIHKKQDIPQWVSSDRHITQNALELNAYKWDNRNRVIEGEIALVGSFPLTMRLHVPKGFHLADAQCDGAKCTVKEENDNIMAVTFNPNKTGDFKFKVRF
- a CDS encoding helix-turn-helix domain-containing protein — protein: MIFSDKKFYKYLTIGEEDKRWGIYLTGAGNIMIDKQTEYPLIDDPSHHYFHWSIGRRISDYQILYITKGKGIFESEITGTRKINAGDIFILFPGIWHRFKPDEDSGWDEYWVEFNGDLIQHYRLKEFLSPENPVITVGIHEDIARNYLQVIHLLKEEKPGFQYIASGYIVQILGQIFASKKYHPFEGKAIENQIRQAKLTILENLHQSISQQEIARSAGMGYSLFRKKFKEYTGVSPAQYQIQLKINKAKDLLIVSDKPLKNISHNLGFDTFDYFCRQFKQKTGFTPSEFREKNKR